The Nocardia sp. NBC_01503 sequence CGCCCACACCCACTCCGGGCACTCCCGAGGCATTGCCGAGGTAGGCGTCCCGGTCGGTGAAATGGCGTGACCAGCCGGTGCGGATCAGTGCTATATCGCCCGGATCAATTTGCGTTCCCGCCTGTTTCGCGGCCAGGCGCAGATCCTCGGCGGTGATCTCGTACCCGCCGGACAGTACGTCGACCCCGTGCAGCCGTGCCACGTCCAACAGGACACCGCGTCGCATCAGACCCGGAAGATGTTCGGCCCCGTGCCGGGTGAACGCACCCCCGCGCTGCGCCTCCTGCGCGTCCACCCCGCCGTACAACAGGCCGTCATGGCTCACATGGCTGAGCGCGTCGATATGCGTCCCGACATGGCCGCCGGTCACGATGATCTCATTCGCCGCCGACCCGCCGTCCGGGCGCACCATATCGCCGTGACGGCGAATCAGGGTCATGCGAAACCCCGGGTGATTCGGCGAGCACGGCATACCGGTGAAGAACGGCTGGCCCAGTTCGATGAGGCGCACACCGCCGGTGACGGCCGCCACCAAGGGATCTCGGGTCATCTCGGTCATCGCACCACTCCCGTCTCGCGCAGTTGTGCCAGGCGGTCCGCGTCGACGCCGTAGCGGGCCAGCACCTCGGCGGTGTGCGCACCCAGTGGTGGTCCGGTCCAGCGAATCGCTCCGGGCGTCTCCGAGAGCCGAAAAAGGATGTTCTGCATGCGAATTCGCCCCAACTCCGCATCCGGCAGGCTGATGATCGACTCCAGCGCCCGGAACTGCGGATCGTCGAAGATATCGGCGGTGGTGTACACCGGCGCGATGGCGGCCTCCGCGTTCTCGAACGCCGCCACCACCTCGTCGGTCTTGCGCGCCGCGATCCAGGAACCGACGGCCTCATCCAATTCGTCGGCGTGCGTGGCACGCTCGGCTCCGCTGGCGAACCACGGGGCGTGCACCAGATCCGGCCGCCCGACCAACCGCATCACCCGTTCGGCCACCGACTGGGCGCTGGTGGAGACCGCGACCCACTCGTCATCGGCGGTGCGGTACAGGTTGCGCGGCGCGTTGTTGGAGGACCGGTTGCCGGTGCGCGGAGGCACCTGCCCGAGTTGGTCGTAGGCGGTGATATGCGGACCGAGCAGAGTCAGGATCGGCTCGACGATGGCCAGGTCGACCTGCTGGCCCCGGCCGGTCGCCTCACGGGCTCGCAATGCGGTCATGATGGCGAAAGCCGTTGTCAGGGCGGCGATTCCGTCGGCAAGGCCGAACGGCGGCAGGGTCGGCGGGCCGTCGGGTTCGCCGGTCATGGCCGCGAAACCGCTCATCGCCTCGGCGAGCGTGCCGAATCCCGGACGCTGTGCGTACGGGCCGACCTGGCCGAAGGCGGTGACCCGCGCCAGTACCAGTCGCGGATTGATCTCGCGCAGTGCGGAATAGCCCAGCCCCCAGCGCTCGAGGGTGCCCGGCCGGAAGTTCTCGATCACCACATCGGCGTCGGCGACCATGCGACGGAACAGCTCCTGCCCCTCGGGTGCGCCGAGATACAGGGTCACCGATCGCTTACCTCGACCGATCATCTTCCACCACAGTCCGATTCCGGCCCGCTGCGCGCCATGGCTGCGCACCGGATCTCCGCGTGGATGCTCGATCTTGATCACCTCGGCTCCGAAATCGGCCAGCAGTGTGGCCGCCAGCGGTCCGGCGAAGAGTGTCGCGATATCGAGGACCTTGATGCCCGATAGCGGCCCGGTCATGATCAATCTCCTTGTCTCCGCAAAGTTTCCCACAGTGAAACATGAGAGAGGTCTGCGGCGTTGACTACCAGCGCATCGTACTGCGATGATCGCACAGTCGGTAAAGATGTTTCGCACAAGGAAACTGGAGAAGGCAGTGGCGGATAACGATCTACTGATCCGGAACGCCCGGGTGGTCCGCCCGGGTGACGCATCGACCGAGATGCCCGATGTGCTGGACATCGCCATTACCGACGGCCGGATCACGCGGGTGGGCGCGGGCATTTCGGCATCCGCGGCCGAGGTCGTCGACGCGGGTGGACTGCTGGCCTTTCCCGGAGTCGTTGACGCCCACCAGCACTGGGGCATCTACGCCGACCTCGGTGATGACACCGAGAGCGAGAGCCGCGCCTGCGCGCAGGGCGGCGTCACCACCTCGCTGAGCTATCTGCGCACCGGGCGCTACTACCTCAATCGCGGTGGCTCCTACCGAGATTTCGTTCCCGAGGCGCTCGACCGGATGGCGGGCCGCTCCTACG is a genomic window containing:
- a CDS encoding CaiB/BaiF CoA transferase family protein is translated as MTGPLSGIKVLDIATLFAGPLAATLLADFGAEVIKIEHPRGDPVRSHGAQRAGIGLWWKMIGRGKRSVTLYLGAPEGQELFRRMVADADVVIENFRPGTLERWGLGYSALREINPRLVLARVTAFGQVGPYAQRPGFGTLAEAMSGFAAMTGEPDGPPTLPPFGLADGIAALTTAFAIMTALRAREATGRGQQVDLAIVEPILTLLGPHITAYDQLGQVPPRTGNRSSNNAPRNLYRTADDEWVAVSTSAQSVAERVMRLVGRPDLVHAPWFASGAERATHADELDEAVGSWIAARKTDEVVAAFENAEAAIAPVYTTADIFDDPQFRALESIISLPDAELGRIRMQNILFRLSETPGAIRWTGPPLGAHTAEVLARYGVDADRLAQLRETGVVR
- a CDS encoding cyclase family protein, with translation MTEMTRDPLVAAVTGGVRLIELGQPFFTGMPCSPNHPGFRMTLIRRHGDMVRPDGGSAANEIIVTGGHVGTHIDALSHVSHDGLLYGGVDAQEAQRGGAFTRHGAEHLPGLMRRGVLLDVARLHGVDVLSGGYEITAEDLRLAAKQAGTQIDPGDIALIRTGWSRHFTDRDAYLGNASGVPGVGVGAARWLTERGVTATGSDTTAYECIPPGAGHSVLPVHRILLVESGIYILEHLALEELAAAELAEFVFLLAPLRIVGGTGSPVRPLAAVSR